Genomic window (Ferviditalea candida):
ACGCCGGTGGGAATCAGATTGATCACATTGACGTCTTCCCCTCCGATTCGCTTTGCAAAATCATAGAGCGGAAAAAAACTGGTGATGACGTTGACCTTCCCTTCCTGAAGCTGGCTTTGGGAAGAACAGCCCATATTGAACAGAAGCGATAGAACCAATAAAGCAATAATTGCAAATGCACGAAGCCGCATCGTAAGATTCCTTTCTCTTGAGCTTATTACAAATCGTAAGTTTTACAATAAGGATTATAGGGCAGAGAAAGGGGAACTGTCAATATTATTCGTAGAAATTACGATAATATTCGCTTGGAGTCCTAAATGATGCAATAACAATTTGGTTTTTTAGTAATTATAAAAAATATATGAATATTTGGTTGATAAATAGATTCATTATGTTAGTATAAATGTAATATATTGCTATATTTATAGTATTTATGTAATCCCTTAAACTTTCAATTTAAAATGGGGTGATATTGAAATCCATTTATATGGATTTCTTAGTTTAGCAGTGACAAAGGACGGTTTGTTAGACCTAAATTAACCTAAAAAAGGAGATGAAACATTTATGAAAAAAAGAGGTATACTTATTACGCTTGCATTAATGCTCTCGCTGGTCGGAACAAGTGCTGTAAGTGCGAAAAATACACAAAGTTTAGGGTATAATATTGATCCGTCCATTACAGGAAATGAAAGAGCAATCGTTGCCAAAGTGATGTCGTCTCTTGATCCCGAAGAGAGGTAATTTAAGTGAAAGCTAAGAAAATTCTCATATCTCTTTGTCTAACCGCACTAGGATTATTTACTCAAGTTCCTATTCAAGAAGTTGCTCATGCTTCAACAAATGAGACTCCCGTTTTATTAAAAGTTAATGATTTCTACGTATTGTATACAACTCCAAAGGCTCCTTATATTGATTCCAATAATCGCCTCATGATCCCCTTGCGTTCCATTAGCAGTTATTAGGAGCAAAGGTAGGATATGACGCCAACTCAAAAGTGGCAACCATCAAAATGGTTCAAAAACGGTCACTTTTCAGATCAACTCCACAAAGATAACGGTTGATGGTGTCGAAACAAGCATGGATACAATTCCTGTCCTTCATCAAAACTCGATGTTCATTCCTCTCGGTTCCCTGATTAACAACTTAGGCATAAAAAGCAAATGGAACAATGCTGACAAGTTATATACACTTACAGGAGAAAACTTAATGCAAACCGATATGATCAAAAATATTGAAGATCTGGATCACGTGTTGGCCTGTGACCTGCAGTTCCAGTATGCGGCAACGTTTGCAGATACACAGGCCAAGCGCATTTTCATGGATGGCGACGGCCGTCAGGCCATGTTAATTTAAGACCGCAGTGCTGCGGATGACTGAACAGCGGTTTACTTGACGACCGCACCATTCGGCATATCTTCCGGCACCGTGGCCAAGGTCAGCCGATCTCCCTCCGAAGCGGCCAAAATCATCCCTTGAGATAGCTCTCCGCGAAGCTTAACGGGCTTCAGATTGGCCACGCAGATCACTTTCCTGCCGACGAGCTCCTCAGGCTTGTAATACTTGGCGATTCCCGATACTACCTGACGCCGCTCGACGCCCATATCCAGCTGCAGCTTCAAAAGCTTGTCCGCCTTCGGGATCGGCTCGGCCGACAGCACTTGCGCCACGCGAAGCTCAATTTTGGCAAAATCGTCGATCGAGATTTCGCTGGCCTCGGTTTGCTCCGATTCGCCTACCGGCGCATTGCCGCCTGAGCCGCCCTTATCCCCTGCCTTTTCGGCCGTCTGCTTGACGTCATCCTGCGGTTCGCTTCCCTGTCCTGCCTGCCGGACAAGAGTTCCGCCCATCGCTTCCACGATATAGGCCACTTCCTGATCCACGTCGAGCCGCGGAAAGATCGGTTCGCCTTTGATGACCTTCAGGCCGCCGGGAAGCGCGCCGAATTCGCGGATGCTGTCCCACTCCGTCAGCTTGCCGTCGGCGATCCCCAATTGCTCCCAAATCCGCTTCGGCGCCTGCGTCATGAACGGCTGCAGCATGATCGAGACGATCCGGATCGATTCGGCCAGGTGGTACATCGCCGAGGCCAGCTCCTGATTCCGGCTTTCATCCTTGACCAAATTCCACGGCTGCGTTTCGTCGATGTATTTGTTGGTGCGGCTGACCAGCTGCCAAATGGAGGACAGGGCAACGGAAAACTCCATGTTCTCCATTACTTCTTCCACCTGCCGGACGGTCTTAGTCGCAAACTCCGCCAATGGACGGTCGTAGGGCGTAATGTCACCCTGATAAGCGGGCAGCTCCCCTTGATAATATTTGTGAATCATGGCCACAGTTCTGTTCAGCAAATTCCCCAGATCGTTGGCCAGATCGAAATTGACGCGCTCCACGAAGCTTTCCGGAGTGAACGTTCCGTCCGAGCCGAACGGTACCTCCCGCAGCAGGTAATATCTCAGGGCGTCCAAGCCGTAGCGGTCAATCAGCGTGACCGGGTCGACCACATTGCCCTTGGACTTGGACATTTTGCCGTCCTTCATCAGCAGCCAGCCGTGGCCGAACACTTTTTTGGGAAGCGGAACCCCGAGCGCCAGCAGCATGATCGGCCAATAAATCGTATGGAAGCGGACGATCTCCTTGCCGACCAGGTGAACATCCGCCGGCCAATAGCGGTCGAATTTGTCCGGCTGCCCGGAGCCGTAGCCCAATGCGGTAATGTAGTTGGACAGCGCGTCGATCCAGACATAGATCACATGCTTCGGATCACCGGGAACCTTGACGCCCCAGTCGAACGTCGTCCGGGAAACCGCCAGGTCCTCCAGGCCGGGCTTGATGAAATTGTTGATCATCTCATTCTTGCGGGATTCCGGCTGGATAAAATCCAGGTTTTCCTCATAATACTTCAGCAGCTGATCGGCATATTTGCTCATCCGGAAAAAATAAATCTCTTCCTTGACCTTTTCAACAGGTCTGCCGCAGTCGGGACAATTGCCGTCCACCAGCTGCCTTTCCATAAAGAACGATTCGCAAGGGGTGCAGTACCAGCCTTCATAGGTTCCCAGATAAACATCCCCCTGATCGAGAAACTTCTGAAAAATGTACTCCACCGACTCGATATGCCGTTTTTCCGTGGTCCTGATGAAATCGTCGTAGGAAATATCCAGCTTGCTCCACAGCTGCTTGATGCCGGACACGATATCGTCAACGAACTGCTGCGGGGTAACGCCCTTCTCCTTCGCTTTGCGTTCGATCTTCTGTCCGTGCTCGTCCGTCCCCGTCAAATACATGACTTCATAGCCGCGCAGTCTTTTATAGCGGGCCATAGCATCTCCTGCCACGGTTGTGTAAGCATGGCCGATATGCAGCTTGTCGCTGGGATAGTAAATCGGCGTGGTGATGTAAAACGTTTTTCGAGAATCGCTCATCTTCTTCAACCTCCATATATTATATTGTGCGTCTATTGCGCATCGATTTCGCACTTTCGTGCCAACTGTGCAGCGTCATGACAAACAAAAAACTCCCGTCCTCCATGGGACGAGAGTTGAACTCACGCGGTACCACCCAAATTCCCCCCCGTTCTCACAAAGCGGGGGCTTGCCGAGTCTTGGCAGACTCCCGCCATTAACGCCGACGTTCGCGCCGCCCCCTTATTGAACCGCAGACCGCCGGGGTCAAAACAGACCCCGACCGGTGGCTGCCGCAGATTCAATCGGATCCATGGTGCGTGCCAAGGTTCAATTGAATTCCCGACCAGCCGTCAAACGCCGGCTCAACTTGAAGGCGAAGCCTCCGGGACCATCTTCCAAAGCTTTCCTATACCGGCTTTCAGCTTGGAACCGGCTCTCTGTCATAGGTATGACCCTGTACTTATCCCTTCATGGGCAGTGTATTTTACTCAAAAATTCATCCTTACGCAAAATATACCCAATATCGCTTATCCGTGTCAAGCTTGCCGGAGTCCGTTCCCGGCTTCGTCTCACTCGGACGGCTTTTTCGCATGATCCGCCGCTTTGGGCGGAACATGATCGATTCCTCCCGGATGAAACGGGTGGCACCTGGCGATCCGTCTTGCCGCCAAATAGGAGCCCTTCAAGGCTCCATGCACTTCGATCGCTTCCAAAGCATATTCCGAACAAGTTGGATAAAATCTGCAGGTCGGCGGCTTCAACGGCGATATGAATTTGCGGTAAAAGTGGATCGGCGCTTTGATGATCTGCTTGAACAACCGGACAGCCTCCCTTTCTTTCCTGCTATGATTTTTTTCTGTGCCGCCCTCACCTGACTTATAGTTGATTTCTATTATATTTATACTTCATATATATTTCAAATATACAGAATATCGTGATATAACAAATACATCCGGATGATCGAAGCAAACGAAAGGAGAAAAAGCACATGAAAGAAGTACGTCCCTGGAATGCCGCTCTTTATGACTCCAGCTTGGGATTTGTATCACGATACGGCCAAGATCTGCTGCAAATATTGAAACCTGCGGCGGGCGAAAAAATTCTCGATTTGGGATGCGGAACAGGGGACCTTGCCGATGAAATGACGAAGCTCGGCGCGGATGTGACCGGCTTGGACGCATCGGAGGAAATGATTTCGAGGGCGCGCGAGAAATACCCGGAGCTCCGCTTTATCATCGGACGCGCGGAGAGCTTTCGCGCGGAGGAACCGTACGACGCCGTCTTCTCGAATGCCGCCCTGCATTGGGTCAAAGACGCCAAGGGCGCCACCGAATCGATATGGGAAGCGCTCCGCCCGGGCGGAAGATTCGTGGCCGAATTCGGCGGAAAAGGCAACGTGCGGCTTTTTGCGAGCGCCATCGAAGAGGTGCTGGCCTCGCGCTATGATGTGGATGCCGCCGCGCGGAATCCATGGTATTATCCCAGCATCGGTGAATATGCCTCGCTGCTCGAGCAAACCGGCTTTGACGTGGTATTTGCCGAATTGTTCGACCGGCCTACTCCGTTGGGAGATGAACAGGGGATTCGCGACTGGCTGAGCATGTTTGCCCGGCCGTATTTCTCGGGAATGTCCGAAGAGCAGACGGCGGAGGCAAGCGAATGGATCACCGGCAAATTGACCCAAGTCCTCGCCCGCAGCAGCGAAGGCTGGCTGGCGGATTACCGAAGGCTGCGGATCGTTGCTTTGAAAAGAGGTTGACAGGCATGATTGCACATTTATGCAATTAAAACTTGTCACAAATCGTTATATTTTGATGTGATTGCAATCACCCAGGGCATGGTACTCTTTGAATACACTTTTTTATGTCCAAATATAAGAAAGTGAGGAGAGCATCATGTTAAGCGAGAAAACGATCCAAATCATCAAATCCACGGTACCTGTTCTGGAGAGGCATGGGACGACGATCACGAAGCGTTTTTACCAATTGCTGTTTACTCATCATCCGGAATTGCTGAACATTTTCAATCATGCCAATCAACAGCAAGGCAGGCAGCAGACTGCGCTTGCCAATGCGGCATATGCCGCAGCCGCAAATATAGATCAATTGGAAAAGGTCGTGCCTGTCGTAAGGCAGATCGGGCATAAGCACCGCAGTCTCGGCATTAAAGCGGAGCACTATCCGATTGTTGGGCAAAATTTGCTTGCAGCCATCAAGGATGTGCTCGGCGATGCGGCTACGGAGGAAATTATCAAGGCCTGGGCGGATGCCTATGGCGTTATCGCCGATATCTTCATTAGCGTGGAAGCCGAGATGTATGATCAATCCGAAAAACAGGAAGGCGGCTGGTCGGGTTTTCGGGAGTTTCGGGTGGAGAAGAAGCTGCGGGAAAGAAGGCAAGGTATCGGGCTTATATATCCAGGTTAAATGTGTTATGGCTTTCAGCCCCCGCCGGGAGCTTTACTCTGGACCGGAAGGAAGCGGCTTGGATCGCTTTCGCCGCATCGAGGTTGACGCCGAAGGTCACGCTGCCCACAGATTCCCCGGTTCCCGGATTTCTTATTTTCAGAGTCTCGGCGCTTATCGACCGAACCCATTCCCCGTCAATAAACATCAGCTTTGGTTGTTCCATCATCTGACTCCTCTCAAAATTCAACTCAATTACTTCCGGATACGGCTATCGGTTTAAAAGCCTCGAACGGATTTTTGCATTTCGGACAATATAAAATGCTGCGGCAGGCCGCCGGCCCGAACAAATTTTCCATCTTGGTGTAAGGGGAGCCGCAATA
Coding sequences:
- the metG gene encoding methionine--tRNA ligase, encoding MSDSRKTFYITTPIYYPSDKLHIGHAYTTVAGDAMARYKRLRGYEVMYLTGTDEHGQKIERKAKEKGVTPQQFVDDIVSGIKQLWSKLDISYDDFIRTTEKRHIESVEYIFQKFLDQGDVYLGTYEGWYCTPCESFFMERQLVDGNCPDCGRPVEKVKEEIYFFRMSKYADQLLKYYEENLDFIQPESRKNEMINNFIKPGLEDLAVSRTTFDWGVKVPGDPKHVIYVWIDALSNYITALGYGSGQPDKFDRYWPADVHLVGKEIVRFHTIYWPIMLLALGVPLPKKVFGHGWLLMKDGKMSKSKGNVVDPVTLIDRYGLDALRYYLLREVPFGSDGTFTPESFVERVNFDLANDLGNLLNRTVAMIHKYYQGELPAYQGDITPYDRPLAEFATKTVRQVEEVMENMEFSVALSSIWQLVSRTNKYIDETQPWNLVKDESRNQELASAMYHLAESIRIVSIMLQPFMTQAPKRIWEQLGIADGKLTEWDSIREFGALPGGLKVIKGEPIFPRLDVDQEVAYIVEAMGGTLVRQAGQGSEPQDDVKQTAEKAGDKGGSGGNAPVGESEQTEASEISIDDFAKIELRVAQVLSAEPIPKADKLLKLQLDMGVERRQVVSGIAKYYKPEELVGRKVICVANLKPVKLRGELSQGMILAASEGDRLTLATVPEDMPNGAVVK
- the yidD gene encoding membrane protein insertion efficiency factor YidD — its product is MFKQIIKAPIHFYRKFISPLKPPTCRFYPTCSEYALEAIEVHGALKGSYLAARRIARCHPFHPGGIDHVPPKAADHAKKPSE
- a CDS encoding trans-aconitate 2-methyltransferase; this translates as MKEVRPWNAALYDSSLGFVSRYGQDLLQILKPAAGEKILDLGCGTGDLADEMTKLGADVTGLDASEEMISRAREKYPELRFIIGRAESFRAEEPYDAVFSNAALHWVKDAKGATESIWEALRPGGRFVAEFGGKGNVRLFASAIEEVLASRYDVDAAARNPWYYPSIGEYASLLEQTGFDVVFAELFDRPTPLGDEQGIRDWLSMFARPYFSGMSEEQTAEASEWITGKLTQVLARSSEGWLADYRRLRIVALKRG